The following proteins are encoded in a genomic region of Dyadobacter sp. UC 10:
- a CDS encoding 3-keto-disaccharide hydrolase: protein MPIKILLFLLLTSITSFAQKAADKEEWESIFNGKDLTGWDIKIAGHKVNDNYKNTFIVEDDMIRVNYKEYDKFTTEYGHMYYNKPYSHYKIRLQYRFTGNQVPGGASWNVRNSGIMLHSQSAASLGLDQDFPISLEMQYLGGLNAGERTTGNLCTPGTIVDINGKLDEAHCINSSSKTYNGDQWVDAEAIVLGDSIVYHLIEKDTVLTFTKPRIGGGYVGKNHTFKDGKVGNEEDWAKKQGTPLSSGYIALQAESHPIDFRNIQVLNLKGCMNPKAINYKSYYIEPDNQACKFKK, encoded by the coding sequence ATGCCAATAAAAATACTTCTCTTCCTCCTCCTAACCTCCATCACCTCCTTCGCCCAGAAAGCCGCAGACAAGGAAGAATGGGAATCGATTTTTAATGGTAAGGACCTGACTGGCTGGGATATCAAGATTGCGGGACACAAAGTCAACGATAATTACAAGAATACGTTTATCGTTGAGGATGACATGATCCGTGTGAATTACAAGGAATATGACAAATTCACAACTGAATATGGTCATATGTATTACAACAAACCCTATTCTCATTATAAAATCCGCCTTCAATATCGTTTTACAGGTAACCAGGTTCCCGGCGGCGCTTCATGGAATGTTCGAAACAGCGGAATTATGTTGCATTCGCAATCAGCCGCCAGCCTTGGACTAGATCAGGATTTCCCTATTTCACTTGAAATGCAATACCTCGGCGGACTTAACGCGGGCGAGCGCACGACCGGCAACCTCTGCACGCCCGGAACAATCGTGGATATCAATGGAAAACTGGATGAGGCGCATTGTATTAACTCTTCTTCCAAAACCTACAATGGTGACCAGTGGGTAGATGCAGAAGCAATTGTACTAGGCGATTCAATCGTATATCATTTAATTGAAAAGGATACTGTACTCACCTTTACCAAACCCAGAATCGGCGGAGGTTATGTTGGCAAAAACCATACATTTAAAGACGGGAAAGTGGGGAATGAGGAAGATTGGGCAAAAAAGCAGGGCACGCCATTGAGCAGCGGCTACATTGCATTACAAGCTGAAAGTCATCCGATTGATTTCCGGAATATTCAGGTACTCAATTTAAAAGGCTGCATGAACCCGAAAGCCATTAATTACAAATCATATTACATTGAACCTGATAATCAAGCCTGTAAGTTTAAAAAGTGA
- the rnr gene encoding ribonuclease R: MKDKKVKNKPEREKREPKAPHHIVSYIDNLKADIAAFFDLNREQQFRPFDVHDHFGVQDKKVRVLFNEILHELEQAGRIVYHKNGTYSAGADKPVNKELTGRVDRVNKSFAFVIVEGREDDIYIESEMLNGAWDGDIVSVQTLTKNSRNSGRGDSGKSRVEGRVKDIIERKNADIVGIIEISQRYAVVQPDNKKLFDPIFLEPDEIKDASNGDKVIVKVKEWPTRRSQAEGEIVQVLGKAGDNDVEMHAILAEFGLPYHFPDDVEAEANKISDKITKKEIAKRRDIRDWLTLTIDPVDAKDFDDALSVRYLDDDIVEVGVHIADVSHYVLPNTELEREAYRRATSVYLVDRTVPMLPEKLSNNLCSLRPNEDKLAFSAIFEISSKGKVLKEWFGRTVIHSDRRFSYEEAQAVLDSGEGDFPKELATLNTIAKIFREERFKKGAINFETPEVRFKLDENGKPLGIYQKERHDSNKLIEEFMLLANKRVAEYVYALSKGEEKNTMVYRIHEAPDVDRLKTFATFVAKLGHKLEVEEENKIAKSMNAMLARVEGKPEQNLIESLAVRTMAKARYSTEDYGHFGLAFRRYSHFTSPIRRYPDVMAHRLLQHYLDGGANVNSEEYESASKHSSERERLAAEAERASIKYKQVEFMSSMDPDTEFAGIITGVTEFGIFVEITETASEGLIRMTDLGDDYYELDKENYRIIGQRTKKIYTFGDQVKVKVKDTNLARRSMDLYLAGTVPSPGRENRGRSNVRKPAVHESRPPRSSRGNRKSGGSSSEKPRRKRK, encoded by the coding sequence ATGAAAGACAAAAAAGTAAAAAATAAGCCCGAAAGGGAAAAAAGAGAGCCGAAAGCTCCTCATCATATTGTTTCCTATATAGATAATTTAAAAGCAGATATTGCTGCATTTTTCGATCTGAACAGAGAGCAGCAATTTCGTCCTTTCGATGTCCACGATCATTTTGGTGTGCAGGATAAAAAGGTAAGGGTACTGTTCAACGAAATCCTGCATGAGCTGGAACAAGCTGGAAGGATCGTTTATCATAAAAACGGCACCTACTCCGCAGGAGCGGACAAACCTGTGAATAAAGAACTGACAGGCCGCGTTGACCGCGTCAACAAATCGTTCGCATTTGTGATCGTAGAGGGCAGAGAAGACGATATTTATATTGAATCAGAAATGCTCAATGGTGCCTGGGACGGTGATATTGTCTCAGTGCAGACACTTACCAAAAACAGTCGCAACTCCGGAAGAGGTGATTCGGGTAAAAGCCGGGTCGAAGGGCGGGTTAAGGATATTATTGAGCGAAAAAATGCAGATATAGTCGGTATTATTGAAATTAGCCAACGCTACGCCGTTGTCCAGCCGGATAACAAAAAGCTATTCGATCCTATTTTTCTGGAACCCGATGAAATCAAAGATGCCAGCAATGGCGACAAGGTTATCGTAAAGGTCAAAGAGTGGCCGACGAGAAGAAGTCAGGCTGAGGGAGAAATCGTGCAGGTACTGGGCAAAGCCGGTGATAATGATGTAGAAATGCACGCGATCCTGGCCGAATTTGGGTTACCTTATCATTTTCCGGATGACGTTGAAGCAGAGGCAAATAAGATCTCTGACAAGATTACCAAAAAAGAAATTGCGAAGCGCCGTGATATCCGTGACTGGCTCACACTTACGATTGATCCGGTCGATGCCAAAGATTTTGACGATGCACTGTCTGTCAGGTATTTGGATGATGATATAGTTGAGGTGGGCGTTCATATCGCCGATGTTTCTCATTATGTATTGCCAAATACCGAGCTCGAACGGGAAGCTTACCGCCGGGCAACTTCCGTCTATCTTGTCGACAGGACTGTCCCCATGCTGCCGGAAAAGCTCTCCAACAACCTTTGCTCACTTCGCCCGAATGAAGATAAACTGGCATTTTCGGCCATTTTTGAGATCAGTTCAAAGGGAAAGGTGCTGAAAGAATGGTTTGGGAGGACAGTGATCCACTCAGACAGAAGGTTTAGCTATGAAGAAGCACAGGCTGTGCTGGATTCGGGTGAAGGGGATTTTCCGAAAGAATTGGCTACCCTCAACACGATTGCGAAGATCTTTCGTGAAGAGCGATTCAAAAAAGGAGCGATTAATTTTGAAACCCCGGAGGTGCGATTTAAGCTGGATGAAAACGGAAAACCGCTGGGTATCTATCAAAAAGAGCGGCACGATTCGAACAAGCTGATAGAGGAATTTATGCTTCTGGCTAACAAACGCGTTGCAGAATACGTTTACGCACTTTCGAAAGGCGAGGAAAAGAACACGATGGTATATCGTATCCACGAAGCGCCCGACGTGGACAGGCTGAAAACGTTTGCCACTTTCGTTGCCAAACTCGGTCATAAGCTGGAAGTGGAAGAAGAAAACAAGATCGCGAAATCCATGAATGCGATGCTGGCGCGTGTGGAAGGAAAACCGGAACAAAACCTGATCGAATCGCTTGCTGTGCGCACCATGGCGAAGGCCAGGTATTCTACCGAAGATTATGGGCACTTTGGTCTGGCATTCAGGCGGTATTCACACTTCACATCCCCGATCCGCCGCTATCCGGACGTAATGGCGCACCGGCTTTTACAGCATTATCTCGACGGCGGCGCGAATGTAAATTCGGAAGAGTATGAAAGTGCTTCCAAGCACTCTTCTGAACGTGAGCGACTTGCGGCAGAGGCCGAGCGTGCTTCTATCAAATATAAGCAGGTTGAGTTCATGAGTTCCATGGATCCCGACACCGAATTTGCAGGCATCATAACGGGTGTAACGGAGTTTGGGATTTTTGTAGAAATTACAGAAACTGCTTCGGAAGGATTGATCCGTATGACCGACCTGGGCGACGATTACTATGAATTGGATAAGGAAAATTACCGGATCATTGGACAGCGCACAAAGAAGATATATACTTTCGGAGATCAGGTGAAAGTAAAAGTGAAGGATACCAATCTCGCCCGTCGCAGTATGGACCTGTATCTTGCAGGAACCGTCCCTTCGCCGGGCAGGGAAAACAGGGGCCGCTCAAATGTCCGTAAACCGGCGGTTCACGAATCCCGGCCACCCAGATCCTCACGCGGTAACCGGAAATCTGGCGGATCTTCATCGGAAAAGCCGAGGAGGAAAAGGAAGTGA
- a CDS encoding 3'-5' exonuclease, translating to MTEDFKKRIKNFLLLDIETVSSHASYEQLPDRIQKLWDKKALSLKRNDDSLSNAEHFYDRGAIYAEFGKIVCIAFGAFYWNENEELAFKVSSFSGDDEADLLRQFKALIEKYPAEQLILCAHNGKEFDFPFLCRRMLIHCIEIPKALQITGKKPWEILHQDTMDLWKFGDYKSYTSLDLLAAVFDIPGSKNEMSGDQVTRVYYEENDLAKISRYCREDVVVLAQLYLRLHCFQAVQEENITRVG from the coding sequence ATGACAGAAGATTTCAAAAAACGCATTAAAAATTTCCTCCTCCTCGACATCGAAACTGTTTCGTCACATGCCTCCTACGAACAGCTTCCAGACCGAATACAGAAACTTTGGGACAAAAAAGCATTAAGTCTCAAACGTAACGACGACAGCCTCAGCAATGCTGAACATTTTTATGACCGCGGTGCTATCTATGCTGAATTTGGTAAAATTGTTTGCATTGCTTTCGGCGCATTCTACTGGAATGAAAATGAGGAACTTGCATTTAAGGTGAGCAGTTTTTCCGGCGACGACGAGGCCGATCTGTTGCGGCAGTTCAAAGCATTGATTGAGAAATATCCCGCTGAGCAACTGATACTTTGTGCACATAACGGCAAGGAATTTGATTTTCCCTTCCTCTGCCGCCGAATGCTGATCCATTGCATTGAAATACCAAAAGCCCTGCAAATTACCGGCAAAAAACCATGGGAAATCCTGCATCAGGATACGATGGATCTCTGGAAATTCGGGGACTATAAAAGCTATACTTCGCTGGATTTGCTCGCTGCGGTTTTTGATATTCCCGGTAGTAAAAATGAAATGAGCGGAGACCAGGTCACTAGGGTTTATTACGAAGAAAATGACCTGGCAAAAATTTCCCGATATTGCAGGGAGGACGTGGTGGTCCTGGCACAGCTTTATTTGCGATTGCATTGCTTCCAGGCAGTTCAGGAAGAGAACATTACCAGGGTCGGATGA
- the lipB gene encoding lipoyl(octanoyl) transferase LipB, which produces MNTLINKQVNFRNLGLIDYQEAWDYQEKIFAETLALKTQNRTLSDAEKVLTPNYLLFCQHPHVYTLGKSGKPEHLLLSAEDLTVKQAKYYKINRGGDITYHGPGQLVGYPILDLDNFFTDIHLYMRTLEEAIIRTLADYQIDAGRIKGLTGVWLDHEAQLNPRKICALGVKASRWVTMHGFALNVNTNLSYFGNIVPCGIDDKAVTSMAAELGAEVEMNDLSKVLKAHLADLFQMELKDLEE; this is translated from the coding sequence ATGAATACCCTCATCAATAAGCAGGTTAATTTCAGGAACCTTGGCCTGATTGACTATCAGGAAGCCTGGGACTATCAGGAGAAAATTTTTGCGGAAACCCTCGCGTTAAAGACTCAAAACCGGACTTTGAGCGATGCAGAAAAGGTTTTAACTCCCAATTACCTCCTGTTTTGCCAGCACCCTCATGTTTATACGTTGGGAAAAAGCGGCAAGCCTGAGCACCTCCTTTTATCTGCGGAAGATTTGACTGTAAAACAGGCAAAATATTACAAGATCAATCGCGGCGGCGATATTACCTATCACGGCCCCGGCCAGCTGGTAGGGTACCCGATCCTTGACCTCGACAATTTTTTTACGGATATTCATCTGTATATGCGGACGCTCGAAGAGGCCATTATCCGTACTTTGGCAGATTACCAGATTGATGCGGGAAGGATCAAGGGTTTGACAGGCGTTTGGCTTGATCATGAAGCACAGCTCAATCCCCGCAAAATTTGCGCACTGGGTGTGAAGGCCAGTCGCTGGGTGACCATGCACGGATTTGCACTTAATGTCAATACCAACCTTTCGTATTTCGGGAATATCGTTCCCTGCGGAATCGATGACAAGGCAGTAACATCCATGGCAGCAGAATTGGGGGCAGAAGTCGAAATGAATGATTTATCAAAAGTTTTAAAAGCACATTTGGCGGATTTGTTCCAAATGGAATTAAAGGATTTAGAAGAATGA
- a CDS encoding YraN family protein → MAAHNDTGHWGEAQAAAFLLAKGFKIVEQNYRSRHTEIDLILQKEKMLIFVEVKTRSGTAYGMPEEFVNPAKAKLVMRAAENYIFDKDWHFDVRFDIVSVLVMPNGETEIRHIEDAFYK, encoded by the coding sequence ATGGCGGCACACAACGACACCGGACATTGGGGCGAGGCGCAGGCTGCCGCTTTTTTGCTGGCAAAAGGATTTAAGATAGTTGAGCAAAATTATCGCAGCAGACACACTGAAATTGATTTGATTTTACAAAAAGAGAAAATGCTGATTTTTGTCGAAGTCAAAACGCGGAGCGGGACCGCCTACGGAATGCCTGAAGAGTTCGTCAATCCGGCCAAAGCCAAACTGGTGATGCGCGCAGCGGAAAATTATATTTTCGATAAAGACTGGCACTTTGATGTTCGTTTCGATATTGTTTCAGTGCTTGTAATGCCGAACGGAGAAACCGAGATCCGGCATATTGAAGATGCTTTTTACAAATAG
- a CDS encoding sugar phosphate isomerase/epimerase family protein: MIEELLLSRREVLKKSAFIFLAASQDWNLPAPPRFQLGACDWSVGKALNPEAFERAKQIGLQGIQVSYNTSKDQAGLSVPATLKSIQEASARTGVKISSLAIGELNRVPYKSEPRTEEWVWNSVDAAKALGVKVILLAFFSDGDLRNDEKGKKAVIERLKKVAPHAEKQGITLGIESYMSGQEHLDIINAVGSNAVKVYYDFRNSVDAGHDIFKEIPMLGKEMICEIHMKENGQRLGQGTLDWPKIAEAIKKTGYSGWMQIEGATPPGADLIACYQQNRTYLESLFSFK, from the coding sequence ATGATTGAAGAGTTGCTATTAAGCCGCCGGGAAGTGCTCAAAAAGTCTGCATTTATTTTTCTGGCTGCCTCGCAAGACTGGAATTTACCTGCTCCGCCTCGCTTCCAGCTCGGCGCCTGCGATTGGTCTGTCGGCAAAGCATTGAATCCGGAAGCTTTTGAGCGGGCTAAACAGATCGGTTTACAGGGCATTCAGGTTAGTTACAATACTTCCAAAGACCAGGCTGGACTTTCGGTTCCTGCCACTTTGAAATCCATTCAGGAAGCTTCCGCGCGAACTGGCGTTAAGATTTCCAGTCTCGCTATCGGAGAATTAAACCGCGTACCTTATAAATCGGAGCCGAGAACCGAAGAATGGGTATGGAATAGCGTCGACGCCGCGAAGGCGCTTGGAGTGAAGGTGATCTTACTCGCCTTTTTCTCTGACGGAGATTTGCGGAATGATGAAAAGGGAAAAAAGGCGGTCATTGAAAGATTGAAAAAAGTAGCGCCCCACGCTGAAAAGCAAGGTATTACATTGGGAATCGAATCGTATATGAGCGGACAAGAGCATTTGGATATTATTAATGCAGTAGGGTCGAATGCAGTTAAAGTTTATTACGATTTCAGAAATTCCGTCGACGCCGGTCACGATATTTTCAAAGAGATTCCCATGCTTGGAAAAGAAATGATTTGCGAAATACACATGAAAGAAAACGGCCAGCGACTCGGACAAGGCACCCTCGACTGGCCAAAAATAGCGGAAGCGATTAAAAAAACAGGTTATTCAGGTTGGATGCAGATCGAAGGAGCTACCCCGCCCGGCGCCGATCTGATAGCATGTTATCAGCAAAACCGGACTTATCTGGAAAGTCTTTTCTCTTTTAAATGA
- a CDS encoding PVC-type heme-binding CxxCH protein gives MNSIALIPQRVFFAFAGICLLSFFGLYQIQKLPDAPKKSSGAPIALADTAKLYVPEDLEATLWAEAPMFHNPTNMDIDAKGRVWITEAVNYRDFNTKPAERLSHKQKGDRVMILEDKDGDGKAESSKVYVEDTLLTSPLGIAVIGNKTIVSCAPNLIIYTDKDGDDKPDSREIFLTGFGGFDHDHSLHSLVAGPDGKYYFNTGNAGPHQVKDKSGWTLRSGSLYTGGTPYNKSNQGNQKSDDGRIWVGGLALRINPDGTGLKVLGHNFRNSFEVCLDSYGNMWQNDNDDQVITCRVSFLQENGNAGYFSADGTRYWQADRRPGQDIFTTHWHQEDPGVMPAGDNTGAGSPTGTVFYEGDELGKDYRGTLLSCEAGRNVIFAYKPEQTGAGFKLNRRDLISSFPQANERYEWYETDGDTRKWFRPSDAAVGPDGALYIADWYDPVVGGHAMKDKIGYGRIYRITPKGKKLTIPKTDLTTTTGLIEALKNPAVNVRLLGFEGLKAKGDEVIGDVKQLLNAENPFHQARAIWLLSQLGEKGAQEVDKLTRSSDAAHRLTAFRALRSIGKSDGFLEQLANDPDAAVRREIAIALRDLPYEKAFKPIHSLIKNYDGKDPWMLEAIGTAADGKEQKVYAMVRESYKADPEYWDPQRANLAWRLHPENAVNDLKIRSGSAKVSVPERRKALTAIGFIKSKKAAEAMVSLSKSPLKDVSSQASWWLNFRKSNDWAELLNWEEATAQQMTPAYRQMLEKKKIVADKSGNVATRIEAAKSMAADIDGGNILVDMRVQGQLQDTIAKSVSEIIFKNPDQNVRVVASQFFPRNGKVLKTDFIARMKANPGQGEKIFTTYCVACHKHGETGADIGPDLTLVHKKFDKNGLLDAIVNPSASMVFGYESYTIVTKKGETYFGFLMSDGANVVLKDAAGKQHSIKAADIKSREKMPSSLMPEPVTLGLNEQDLADLTGYLLNFK, from the coding sequence ATGAATTCAATAGCTCTGATTCCTCAGCGTGTTTTTTTTGCGTTTGCCGGCATTTGCCTGCTTTCTTTCTTTGGATTATATCAAATACAAAAACTGCCAGACGCTCCGAAAAAATCATCAGGTGCGCCGATAGCATTGGCAGATACTGCAAAGCTATATGTTCCCGAAGACCTGGAAGCGACGCTCTGGGCCGAGGCGCCGATGTTTCATAATCCTACCAATATGGATATTGATGCAAAAGGCAGGGTCTGGATCACCGAGGCGGTGAATTACCGCGATTTTAATACCAAACCAGCGGAGCGGCTGAGCCACAAACAGAAGGGCGACCGTGTGATGATTTTGGAAGATAAAGACGGTGACGGGAAAGCGGAATCTTCGAAAGTATATGTGGAAGATACCTTACTGACTTCACCACTTGGAATTGCGGTAATCGGCAACAAAACAATCGTTTCCTGCGCCCCTAACCTCATCATTTACACTGACAAAGACGGTGACGACAAGCCCGACAGCCGGGAGATTTTCCTGACCGGTTTCGGCGGTTTCGACCACGACCACTCCCTGCACTCGTTAGTAGCCGGTCCGGACGGGAAATATTATTTCAATACCGGCAATGCAGGCCCGCACCAGGTGAAAGATAAAAGCGGCTGGACGTTGCGCAGCGGCAGTTTGTATACCGGCGGCACACCTTATAATAAGTCGAACCAGGGAAATCAAAAGTCTGACGACGGGCGGATCTGGGTGGGAGGGTTAGCATTGCGTATTAACCCTGACGGAACTGGTTTGAAGGTTTTGGGACACAATTTCAGGAATAGCTTTGAGGTGTGCCTGGACAGTTACGGGAACATGTGGCAGAATGATAATGACGATCAGGTAATTACCTGCCGGGTAAGTTTCTTACAAGAAAATGGTAATGCGGGTTATTTTTCGGCAGATGGAACGCGTTACTGGCAGGCCGATCGCCGGCCGGGACAGGATATTTTCACAACCCACTGGCATCAGGAAGATCCGGGCGTGATGCCAGCCGGTGACAATACCGGCGCAGGCTCGCCCACCGGAACCGTTTTTTACGAAGGCGACGAACTCGGGAAAGACTACCGCGGTACCTTACTAAGCTGCGAAGCTGGCCGGAATGTGATTTTTGCATACAAACCGGAACAAACCGGCGCTGGTTTTAAACTAAACCGCCGTGACCTGATCAGCTCTTTTCCGCAGGCGAATGAGAGATATGAATGGTATGAAACGGATGGTGATACCAGAAAATGGTTCCGTCCGTCGGATGCGGCCGTCGGTCCCGATGGCGCATTGTACATCGCCGACTGGTATGATCCGGTGGTAGGCGGGCACGCCATGAAGGACAAGATCGGCTACGGCCGCATTTATCGCATTACCCCGAAAGGTAAAAAATTGACGATCCCAAAAACTGACCTTACCACTACTACCGGCCTGATCGAGGCATTAAAAAATCCTGCGGTCAATGTTCGTTTGCTGGGTTTTGAAGGATTAAAGGCAAAAGGAGATGAAGTAATCGGAGACGTCAAACAATTACTGAATGCAGAAAATCCGTTTCACCAGGCGCGGGCCATCTGGCTGTTATCCCAATTAGGTGAAAAAGGAGCGCAGGAAGTAGATAAGCTCACAAGATCTTCAGATGCTGCGCACAGGCTGACTGCATTCCGCGCACTGCGGTCGATTGGTAAGTCTGATGGATTTTTGGAACAATTGGCCAATGACCCTGACGCAGCTGTGCGGCGGGAAATAGCGATTGCGCTTCGAGATCTGCCTTACGAAAAAGCATTTAAACCTATTCATAGCCTGATCAAAAACTATGATGGAAAAGATCCCTGGATGCTGGAAGCTATCGGTACTGCGGCCGACGGGAAAGAGCAAAAGGTGTATGCAATGGTAAGAGAATCATACAAAGCCGATCCCGAATACTGGGATCCGCAGCGGGCGAATCTCGCCTGGCGATTGCACCCCGAAAACGCGGTTAACGATTTGAAGATCAGGTCTGGTTCTGCAAAAGTCAGTGTTCCTGAACGCAGAAAGGCATTAACTGCGATCGGTTTTATCAAAAGTAAAAAAGCAGCGGAAGCAATGGTTTCATTAAGCAAATCACCTTTGAAAGACGTTTCGTCGCAGGCTTCGTGGTGGCTAAACTTCCGGAAAAGTAACGACTGGGCTGAGCTCCTGAATTGGGAGGAAGCTACCGCCCAGCAAATGACGCCTGCTTACCGGCAAATGCTGGAAAAGAAAAAGATCGTGGCGGATAAGTCGGGCAATGTGGCGACGAGAATTGAAGCGGCCAAATCAATGGCTGCAGATATTGACGGGGGAAATATTCTGGTCGATATGCGGGTGCAGGGACAGTTGCAGGATACAATAGCGAAATCGGTGAGTGAGATCATTTTCAAAAATCCCGATCAGAATGTCAGAGTGGTGGCGAGCCAGTTTTTTCCGAGAAATGGAAAGGTATTGAAAACAGATTTTATCGCCAGGATGAAAGCTAACCCCGGCCAGGGCGAGAAGATATTCACCACCTATTGCGTCGCCTGCCACAAACACGGCGAAACGGGCGCGGATATCGGCCCAGACTTGACGCTTGTGCACAAAAAATTTGATAAAAATGGCTTACTCGACGCGATCGTGAATCCATCGGCCAGTATGGTTTTCGGATACGAAAGCTACACGATCGTAACCAAGAAAGGGGAGACTTATTTCGGATTTTTAATGAGCGACGGGGCGAATGTAGTACTGAAAGATGCCGCTGGAAAGCAGCATTCGATCAAAGCAGCGGATATTAAAAGCAGGGAAAAAATGCCAAGCTCGCTCATGCCTGAGCCTGTAACTTTGGGATTGAATGAGCAGGATCTCGCTGATCTGACGGGCTATCTGCTGAATTTTAAATAA
- a CDS encoding DmpA family aminopeptidase — protein sequence MKKPLLLLLALLPAISFSQTRPRDLGIKIGVLPVGAMNAITDVPGVKVGQVTLAEGADIRTGVTAIVPHDGNLFQQKVQAAMYIGNGFGKMTGYSQVEELGTIESPIVLTNTLNVPTAADAIIDWTLGQKGNENVRSVNAVVGETNDGFLNDIRGRHVRKEHILNALAQAENGAVAEGNVGAGTGTVCFGWKGGIGTASRKLPQKLGGYTVGVLVQTNFGGVLKINGVPVGQELGKYAFKETLDKSSDGSCMMVLATDAPLDARNLKRLAKRVFLGMAQTGGIAANGSGDYVIAFSTANRVLHDAPEPTATATFLTNDVVSPLFLAAMEATEEAIINSLFMARTMEGTQGHKVEELPREKVLEIMRKYGRL from the coding sequence ATGAAAAAGCCTCTCCTGCTGCTACTGGCACTTTTGCCAGCTATATCATTTTCCCAAACGCGGCCGCGTGATTTGGGTATTAAAATCGGCGTGCTGCCTGTGGGCGCAATGAATGCGATTACGGATGTTCCGGGCGTGAAAGTGGGCCAGGTAACCCTTGCCGAAGGAGCTGATATTCGTACCGGCGTCACCGCGATCGTTCCGCACGACGGAAATTTGTTCCAGCAAAAGGTGCAGGCCGCGATGTACATCGGTAATGGTTTTGGAAAAATGACCGGATATTCGCAGGTGGAAGAACTTGGTACCATTGAATCCCCTATTGTTTTGACCAATACACTCAACGTGCCCACCGCCGCCGACGCGATCATTGACTGGACGCTGGGACAAAAAGGAAACGAAAACGTACGCTCTGTCAATGCGGTTGTTGGAGAAACAAATGATGGTTTTTTAAATGATATCCGCGGTCGCCATGTTCGTAAAGAGCACATTTTGAATGCATTGGCGCAGGCCGAGAATGGCGCTGTCGCCGAAGGTAATGTAGGCGCAGGAACCGGGACGGTTTGTTTCGGCTGGAAAGGCGGGATAGGAACTGCGTCGCGCAAACTGCCGCAGAAGCTGGGCGGCTATACGGTGGGGGTTCTGGTTCAGACCAACTTCGGCGGCGTACTGAAAATCAACGGTGTACCTGTCGGCCAGGAGCTTGGGAAATATGCATTTAAAGAAACACTCGACAAATCTTCCGACGGCTCCTGCATGATGGTACTCGCCACGGACGCGCCACTTGACGCGAGAAATTTGAAGAGGCTGGCGAAAAGGGTATTCCTCGGCATGGCGCAAACCGGCGGGATCGCAGCCAACGGAAGTGGCGACTACGTTATTGCCTTCTCAACTGCCAACCGGGTACTGCACGATGCGCCAGAGCCAACTGCTACTGCGACTTTCCTGACCAACGATGTTGTTTCCCCGCTCTTTCTGGCCGCCATGGAGGCTACCGAAGAGGCGATTATTAACTCTCTTTTTATGGCCAGGACAATGGAGGGAACGCAGGGCCACAAGGTAGAGGAATTGCCCAGGGAAAAAGTCCTTGAAATAATGCGTAAATATGGCCGACTGTAA